A window from Streptomyces sp. NBC_00335 encodes these proteins:
- a CDS encoding 8-amino-7-oxononanoate synthase, translating to MPHQHTPAPVDVFSWIDDAERAREQAGLVRTLRPRPASSPLLDLASNDYLGLSRHPETVRGAREAAERWGAGATGSRLVTGTTELHAELERELAAFCGFEAALVLSSGYAANLAAVTALSDRGTLVVSDAGNHASIVDGCRLSRAETAVVPHSDPDAARKTLAAHRGRALLVTDSVFSVDGDAAPLAAHAEACRAEGAALLVDDAHGLGVLGEGGRGALYAAGLAGAPGVVATLTLSKSLGSQGGAVLGPAKVIRHLVNTARTFIFDTGLAPAATGAALAALRLLEREPERADRARAVAAELYGRLTASGLTAARPDAAVVSVRAPSASAALRWAADCREAGLSVGCFRPPSVPDGISRLRLTARADLTGVEIGRAVETILGTAPAGATDL from the coding sequence ATGCCGCACCAGCACACCCCCGCCCCCGTGGACGTCTTCTCCTGGATCGACGACGCGGAGCGTGCCAGGGAGCAGGCCGGACTGGTCCGGACGCTGCGTCCGCGTCCGGCCTCCTCCCCGCTCCTCGATCTCGCGAGCAACGACTACCTCGGGCTGTCCCGGCACCCGGAGACCGTACGGGGCGCGCGCGAGGCCGCCGAGCGCTGGGGCGCGGGAGCCACCGGATCGCGCCTGGTCACCGGCACCACCGAACTGCACGCCGAGCTGGAGCGGGAGCTGGCCGCCTTCTGCGGGTTCGAGGCGGCGCTGGTCCTGTCCTCCGGATACGCGGCGAACCTGGCCGCCGTCACCGCGCTCAGCGACCGGGGCACCCTGGTGGTCTCCGACGCCGGCAACCACGCCTCGATCGTGGACGGCTGCCGGCTGTCGCGCGCCGAGACCGCCGTGGTCCCGCACTCCGACCCGGACGCGGCCCGCAAGACGCTCGCCGCCCACCGGGGGCGGGCGCTGCTGGTCACCGACTCGGTGTTCTCGGTCGACGGGGACGCCGCGCCGCTCGCGGCCCACGCCGAGGCCTGCCGGGCCGAGGGCGCGGCCCTGCTCGTGGACGACGCGCACGGTCTCGGGGTGCTGGGCGAGGGCGGCCGCGGGGCGCTGTACGCCGCCGGACTCGCGGGGGCTCCCGGGGTCGTCGCGACGCTGACCCTCTCGAAGTCCCTGGGCAGCCAGGGCGGGGCGGTGCTCGGCCCGGCCAAGGTGATCCGGCACCTGGTCAACACGGCCCGGACCTTCATCTTCGACACCGGGCTGGCCCCTGCCGCGACGGGCGCCGCACTGGCCGCCCTGCGCCTGCTGGAGCGGGAACCGGAGCGTGCGGACCGTGCCCGCGCGGTGGCCGCCGAACTGTACGGGCGGCTCACCGCGTCCGGCCTGACCGCGGCCCGGCCGGACGCGGCCGTGGTGTCGGTGCGGGCCCCGTCGGCTTCGGCGGCACTGCGCTGGGCCGCCGACTGCCGCGAGGCAGGTCTGTCCGTGGGGTGCTTCCGGCCGCCGTCGGTGCCGGACGGCATCTCCCGGCTGCGACTGACCGCGCGGGCGGATCTCACGGGGGTGGAGATCGGCCGTGCGGTGGAGACGATCCTGGGGACCGCTCCGGCCGGAGCCACGGACCTCTAG
- a CDS encoding DUF397 domain-containing protein, protein MSATPLSTGGLLNSARWRRSSRSTGMNNCVETAALGGGLLAVRDSKRTDGPAVLFTGPAWTGFLVSVRADLET, encoded by the coding sequence GTGTCCGCAACCCCCTTATCCACAGGCGGACTTCTGAACAGCGCACGGTGGCGGCGAAGCAGCCGCAGCACCGGAATGAACAACTGCGTGGAAACGGCCGCCCTCGGCGGCGGCCTGCTCGCCGTCCGCGACTCCAAGCGGACGGACGGCCCGGCCGTGCTCTTCACCGGGCCGGCCTGGACCGGCTTCCTCGTCTCCGTTCGTGCGGATCTGGAGACGTAG
- a CDS encoding helix-turn-helix domain-containing protein, with amino-acid sequence MQHGPAVRRRKLGEELRALRDRTGLTSGEAARLAGWHQSKISRIETGRSGVKVEDIRLLLDVYGEDVVSVQQRALLEALSASAAGPAPDDDTGRGRQWWHDYRGLLPQEYRDFISLEAGARSARTVELSVVPGLLQTPEYARAVTRAALGGLPEPKVDALVDVRLARQSVLRADPPLELSAVLDEAVLRRTIGGAGVMEEQLRHLVEVARLPQVRLQVLPFSVGGHLGLTGPFVIFSFPNIADLDVVVLDHLTSSLYLERKEDLEAYSAAFRTIQAHALPPRDSSDLISALADDA; translated from the coding sequence GTGCAGCATGGTCCCGCGGTGCGCCGACGCAAGCTCGGCGAGGAACTGCGTGCCCTTCGCGACCGGACCGGACTCACCAGTGGTGAGGCGGCCCGGCTGGCGGGATGGCACCAGTCGAAGATCAGTCGTATCGAGACGGGGCGCAGCGGCGTCAAGGTCGAGGACATCCGGCTGCTGCTCGACGTCTACGGGGAAGACGTCGTGAGCGTGCAGCAGCGCGCCCTGCTGGAGGCCCTCTCGGCCTCGGCGGCGGGCCCCGCCCCGGACGACGACACCGGGCGCGGCCGCCAGTGGTGGCACGACTACCGGGGACTGCTGCCACAGGAGTACCGGGACTTCATCAGCCTGGAGGCGGGGGCCCGGTCGGCCCGCACCGTCGAGCTGTCCGTGGTGCCGGGACTGCTCCAGACCCCGGAGTACGCGCGCGCCGTGACCCGGGCCGCCCTGGGCGGGCTGCCGGAGCCCAAGGTGGACGCGCTGGTCGACGTACGGCTGGCACGTCAGTCCGTACTGCGGGCCGATCCGCCGCTGGAGCTGAGCGCGGTGCTCGACGAGGCGGTGCTGCGGCGCACGATCGGCGGGGCGGGGGTGATGGAGGAACAGCTGAGGCACCTGGTGGAGGTGGCGCGTTTGCCCCAAGTGCGGCTTCAGGTACTGCCGTTCAGCGTGGGGGGACATCTCGGCCTCACCGGACCGTTCGTCATCTTCTCATTTCCGAACATCGCCGATCTGGATGTGGTGGTACTCGACCATTTGACGAGTAGCCTCTATCTGGAGCGGAAGGAAGACCTTGAGGCGTACAGCGCCGCGTTCCGCACCATCCAGGCGCACGCCCTCCCGCCCCGCGATTCGTCGGATCTCATCAGCGCCCTCGCTGACGACGCGTAA
- a CDS encoding ATP-binding protein, producing the protein MADHQEASVTLPSDPASVAAARRYVAEVLGEWGLSEGTEAADSIRLIVSELATNSVQHTFGKSPTFTVDIRLEREEWLRIGVTDSHPRWPKRLPAAVQQDNGRGMVIIRWLAAEAGGRLSVSPTEDGGKTVWIALPWVAAGAPVRTATGC; encoded by the coding sequence ATGGCAGATCATCAGGAAGCATCCGTTACTCTGCCGAGCGATCCCGCCTCGGTCGCGGCCGCCCGCCGCTACGTGGCGGAGGTGCTGGGCGAGTGGGGACTGTCCGAGGGGACCGAGGCCGCCGACAGCATCCGGCTGATCGTCTCGGAACTGGCCACCAACTCCGTGCAGCACACCTTCGGCAAGTCGCCGACCTTCACCGTGGACATCCGCCTGGAGCGCGAGGAGTGGCTCCGCATCGGCGTCACCGACAGCCACCCGCGCTGGCCCAAGCGGCTCCCGGCCGCCGTCCAGCAGGACAACGGCCGGGGGATGGTCATCATCCGCTGGCTCGCCGCGGAAGCGGGCGGCCGGCTCTCGGTCAGCCCGACCGAGGACGGCGGCAAGACCGTGTGGATCGCCCTGCCCTGGGTGGCCGCCGGAGCGCCGGTGCGGACCGCCACCGGCTGCTGA